The following proteins are co-located in the Engraulis encrasicolus isolate BLACKSEA-1 chromosome 2, IST_EnEncr_1.0, whole genome shotgun sequence genome:
- the ankib1b gene encoding ankyrin repeat and IBR domain-containing protein 1 isoform X3, whose product MTTHAMTRLLRSFLFSKDGNPNKRNVHNETALHLLCMGPSILLEEAALHPRLSRPYEDQRGRAECLQLILKWTGAKLDASQYESADVNAADNKGNSPLHYASASGMRTCVEILVRREANLFAENEDRETPCDCAERQQHKELALSLESQMVFSRDPHAEDIEAEYAALDRRELFEGLRPQDLRRLKDMLIVETADMLQAPLFTAEALLRAHDWDREKLLEAWMSNAEECCQRSGVQMPTPPPSGQNNWDTLPSPRTPRNTRSTVTSPDEISLTPGDNGAVQCGICMCGISMFEEPVDMPCSHMFCRGCWEGFLNLKIQEGDAHNIFCPAYECFQLVPVEVIEGVVSREMDKRYLQFDIKAFVENNPAIRWCPWAGCDRAVRLSIQGPAASTANPFNCPLLQAPAVDCGRGHLFCWECQGEAHEPCDCQTWKMWLQKVNQMRPEELAGVSEAYEDAANCLWLLSNAKPCANCKSPIQKNEGCNHMQCAKCKYDFCWICLEEWKKHSSSTGGYYRCTRYEQIQQVEEQSKEMTTEAEKKHKNYQELDRFMHYYSRFKNHEHSYQLEQRLLKTAKDKMEQLSKVLIARQGEAPDTTFIEDAVQELLKTRRILKWSYPYGFFLEPKSTKKEIFELMQTDLEMVTEDLAQKVNRPYLRTPRLRIIRAACQVQQKRQEFLASVARGVAPNDSPDAPRRSFAGGTWDWEYLGFASPEEYAEFQYRRRHRGRRRGDVSSLRSNTPEPDDVSEGNLDPHELMGSHRGLPMLQGSLEEDDPHLLHAIQLSLQEVSRARRLGDADGGSGGGISGSSGGGSSGGGISVDVGGIGGVGDAPELLLHNVSSLGAIGSSLPSRLDSLRRGPVVPETPRAAHSSSELLELENSLLKLTSMTAIPYPHYPPPPPRHAPPTRHAYPHAHHPTPVEDPLNFHPKPKAARSLAQRSANRNNASSVASSTSTIATVTTATEAPSSAAAADRASNNNINENDDPDDENLMGNIMAWFHDMNTQNLAAHHVPPPLCSSSMSSSSTTAISSSSGAPPPGVVLPPQHPGLHTSLPTLPTRSPQVEPRFHIWPEEGGVGGGGGGSGSDRYQQFSSMDSSGGGGEVVVGVSPAVTRPTQLHLVGLDPLGLPHSPGSSLRASRKNSDATTTTNTNTNPASVSNPTISHSQSDASKFDSDPDPDPDPDQPSTSSSEWEGQVHLV is encoded by the exons ATCCTGGTGCGCAGGGAGGCCAACCTGTTTGCGGAGAATGAGGACCGCGAGACGCCGTGTGACTGTGCGGAGCGTCAGCAGCATAAGGAGCTGGCTCTCAGCCTGGAGTCCCAGATGGTCTTCTCCCGAGACCCCCACGCCGAAGACATCGAGGCAGAGTACGCCGCCCTGGACCGCAGAGAG CTGTTTGAGGGTCTGCGGCCGCAGGACTTGAGGCGTCTGAAGGACATGCTGATTGTAGAGACGGCCGACATGCTCCAGGCTCCGCTCTTCACAGCTGAGGCCCTGCTACGAGCACACG ACTGGGACAGGGAGAAGCTTCTGGAGGCCTGGATGTCCAACGCTGAGGAGTGCTGCCAGCGTTCAggagtgcagatgcccacaccgCCTCCCAGTGGACAGAACAACTGGGACACGCTGCCGTCGCCACGGACACCACGGAACACCCGCTCAACCGTCACCTCTCCTGACGAGATCAGCCTGACGCCGGGGGACAACGGTGCTGTACAG TGTGGGATATGTATGTGTGGCATCTCCATGTTTGAGGAACCCGTGGACATGCCGTGCTCTCACATGTTCTGCAGAGGATGCTGGGAAGG GTTTTTGAACTTGAAGATCCAGGAGGGGGATGCGCACAACATCTTCTGTCCGGCATACGAGTGTTTCCAGCTGGTCCCCGTGGAGGTCATCGAGGGGGTGGTCTCCAGAGAGATGGATAAGCGCTACCTGCAGTTTGACATCAAG GCGTTTGTGGAGAACAACCCCGCCATCCGCTGGTGCCCGTGGGCCGGGTGCGACCGGGCGGTGCGCCTCTCCATCCAGGGCCCCGCTGCCAGCACTGCCAACCCCTTCAACTGCCCGCTGCTGCAGGCGCCCGCCGTGGACTGCGGACGAGGACACCTCTTCTGCTG ggaGTGCCAGGGAGAGGCCCATGAGCCGTGCGATTGCCAAACGTGGAAAATGTGGCTCCAGAAGGTCAACCAAATGAGGCCAGAAGAAT TGGCCGGTGTGAGTGAGGCCTATGAGGATGCTGCTAACTGCCTGTGGTTGCTAAGCAACGCTAAACCCTGTGCCAACTGCAAGTCTCCCATCCAGAAGAATGAGGGCTGCAACCACATGCAGTGTGCCAAG TGTAAGTATGACTTCTGCTGGATCTGCCTGGAGGAGTGGAAGAAGCACAGCTCCTCTACTGGGGGCTACTACCGCTGCACGCGCTACGAACAGATACAGCAGGTGGAGGAGCAGAGCAAAGAGATGACTACGGAG GCAGAGAAGAAGCACAAGAACTATCAGGAACTCGACCGGTTCATGCACTACTATTCTCGCTTTAAGAACCACGAGCACAGCTACCAG CTAGAGCAACGTCTGTTGAAAACAGCCAAAGACAAGATGGAACAGCTGAGCAAAGTCCTAATTGCAC GTCAAGGAGAGGCACCGGATACGACCTTCATAGAGGACGCGGTGCAGGAGCTGCTGAAGACTCGGCGCATCCTCAAGTGGTCGTACCCCTACGGCTTCTTCCTGGAGCCCAAGAGCACCAAGAAGGAGATCTTTGAACTCATGCAG ACGGACCTGGAGATGGTGACTGAGGACCTGGCTCAGAAGGTGAACCGGCCGTACCTGCGAACGCCACGCCTGCGAATCATCCGCGCCGCCTGCCAGGTGCAGCAGAAGCGGCAGGAGTTCCTGGCCTCGGTAGCCAGGGGTGTGGCACCCAACGACTCCCCAGACGCCCCCCGGAGAAG CTTTGCTGGAGGCACGTGGGACTGGGAGTATTTAGGCTTCGCATCTCCTGAG GAGTATGCAGAGTTCCAGTACCGGAGGAGACACCGCGGGCGTCGTCGAGGAGATGTGTCCAGCCTGCGTAGCAACACCCCTGAACCTGATGATGTCAGCGAGGGCAACCTAG accctcATGAGCTGATGGGTAGCCACCGAGGCCTGCCCATG CTGCAGGGCTCCCTGGAGGAGGACGACCCCCACCTGCTGCACGCCATCCAGCTGTCCCTGCAGGAGGTCAGCCGAGCCCGCCGCCTCGGTGACGCCGACGGTGGCAGTGGAGGTGGCATTAGCGGCAGCAGTGGCGGCGGCAGCAGTGGCGGCGGCATTAGTGTCGACGTCGGTGGCATCGGCGGTGTTGGTGACGCGCCGGAGCTCCTGCTGCACAACGTGTCGTCCCTGGGGGCCATCGGCAGCTCGCTGCCCTCCCGTCTGGACTCGCTGCGGCGGGGGCCGGTGGTGCCCGAGACGCCCCGGGCGGCACACAGCAGCTCCGAGCTGTTGGAGCTGGAGAACAGCCTGCTGAAGCTCACCTCCATGACGGCCATCCcgtacccccactaccccccgcCGCCGCCGCGCCACGCGCCCCCCACGCGCCACGCCTACCCGCacgcccaccaccccacccccgtgGAGGACCCGCTCAACTTCCACCCCAAGCCCAAGGCGGCCCGCAGCCTGGCGCAGCGCAGCGCCAACCGCAACAACGCCTCCAGCGTCGCtagcagcaccagcaccatcgCCACCGTTACCACGGCGACGGAGGCTCCCAGCTCGGCAGCGGCGGCGGATCGCgccagcaacaacaacatcaacgaGAACGACGACCCTGACGACGAGAACCTCATGGGCAACATCATGGCGTGGTTCCACGACATGAACACGCAGAACCTGGCGGCGCACCATGTGCCACCtccgctctgctcctcttccatgtcctcctcctccaccaccgccatctcctcctcctctggcgcACCTCCTCCTGGCGTCGTCCTGCCCCCGCAGCACCCCGGCCTCCACACCTCCCTGCCCACCCTCCCCACGCGCTCTCCTCAGGTGGAGCCGCGCTTCCACATTTGGCCTGAAGAGGGcggtgtcggtggtggtggtggtggttcggGGTCTGACCGCTATCAGCAGTTCTCCAGCATGGacagtagtggaggaggaggagaggtggtggtagGGGTGTCCCCTGCTGTCACCAGGCCCACTCAGCTGCACCTGGTTGGGCTTGACCCTCTCGGCCTCCCCCATTCCCCCGGGTCATCGCTGCGGGCCAGTAGGAAGAACAgtgacgccaccaccaccaccaacaccaacaccaaccctGCGTCTGTGAGCAACCCCAccatctctcactctcagtcGGACGCCTCCAAGTTTGACTCGGACCCAGacccggatccggatccggaccAGCCCAGCACCAGCTCCTCCGAGTGGGAGGGACAGGTGCACCttgtttga